TCGTTTTTCCATAGCCAGTcggtttcatttcatttattattcattttcagtCGTCTTAATACAAGCGGACTATTAGagtgtaaaatataaaattgtaaaaagtgTAACGTATCAAACATAGTTAGAGCGTTTAGAGTCAGGGTTAAGTTTAAGGAATCACAAATGATCGTCGATAGAGCACGTTTagttaacaaataaattaattaaattaatagaaTAGAGCAGAATAGAGTCGAATATCACAGATCGTCACATAAAAGTAATTACAAGTGTCAGTCAGCATATCACATTCGTAAGAAATTAGTCAGGTTGGAGTCTGGTAGTCGATACAAGGCATTGCGGAAGAGGTTGTGTGGCAATGTGGGATCGATAATGTTCGAAACGGCATTGAACATACGACAGGCGTTGTTGAATGGGGAGTTGAACGATCGACTCGTCCTACACGCTCGAATGAATATCATACCATTGTGTCTCGTTGATCTTGAGTTCAGTGTAATACGTGAACGAAGTGTCGGTGAGTTAATCTTTCCGGTGATCAGAGAATGGATGAAGAGTATGCACACATTCGTTCTGCGCCGGATCAACGTTTGTAGATCTAATCCAGCACATCTTTCAACATATGGACTCAGTACGTAGTCATTGTCAGATCTGTTAAGATGATCACCATTCAGGAACATAACGAATTGTTTCTGTGTGCTCTCTATCGTTCTCCGATGCGTTGCAAAGTGTGGTGACCAGATACAGGCAGCGAATTCTAAATTCGATCGTACTAAGGCTTTGTAAACTATTTTGGTGGCATCGTCGTCGAGAAATTGTCGTTGTCGTTTCACGAAGTTCAGCACAGATTTGGATTTATTGCTCACATATTCGTGATGGGAGTTGAAGTTCATTCTAGTGTTCGTCAAGACGCCAAGATCGAAAATGCTGTTCGTTCGTTGAATAATTTGACCATTCAACGTGTAGTCAAAAATTATCGGCTTGGTCTTCAATGTGTAtgtgataattttggacttgATTCGGTTGATTTCCATGCCATTGTCGCTGCAccatttgaaaaacaaattgatggCAGCTTGGAGGTTGAGTGCATCCTTCTCCGACTTGATAATTGAAGCAATTTTCTTGTCATCGGCGAAATTGAGGCAGAAAATACCAGTCATACGCACGTCTGAGTCATTGAAGAACATCAGGAACAAGAAAACTCCCAAAATAGATCCTTGGCCAACGCCAGAGAGGACGATGAATGTTTTTGATCTGTCTTTCCCAATAAGCACATATTGAACTCTGGAGGTCAGGTACGAAATGAACCACAGCAAAAGCGAATTCGATATCGGAAACATAGCCATTTTGCGGATAAGCTTCATCGCAGCGACCTTGTCGAAAGCTTTGCTAATGTCGACGTTGAATGTATCGAGCTGTGCGTTTTGATCGAAGGCATCGTGGGCAACGACACTAAGTTccattaaatttgattcaatgTTTCGACCAGGAATGAATGCGTGTTGAGATAATTCGATGTCATGAGGAATTACTAGTTTCATCTGCATGAAAACTACTCGTTCGAACACTTTGGCAAGATTCGGCATCACGTTCACTCCTCTGTAGTTTGTAACGTCAGTTTTTCGACCTGATTTGTAGACGGGAGTCAGTTGACCAATTTTGAATGCGTCGGGGTAACGCTTTTCGGTTAATGATTGATTGAAGATAATGTTTAACGGACCAGCCAGATTGATTGCACATTTACGTAGGAAGAGCGATGAAACTCCATCGTGTCCGCTGCCTTTGTTCACATCCAGTCCACTAAGTACAAATTTCACAAGTTCTTGCGTTGACGCGATGTCGTGACAGTTGTTGTCATTTCGTGCATTGATGAAATCAAGTATCGATGGATCATTCGGGTGCTCAACGTAAACACTCTGGAAGTATTCGGCGAATATATGTGATTTTTCGGCATTCGTAGTTGCTTTTTTACCGTTCAGTTCAACGATAGCTGGTAGACTGTTCGATTTACGTTTGGAATTGATATGACGCCAGAACGATTTTGGGTCTGTTTTAATGCAGTGGGATTTTTCACGTATGAAATTACTGTGCAGTTCTGTTCTGAGCGCTTCGTAGTCATCCTTCGCTTGTAGGAATTCACGATCGTCTAGGACTGTTGAGATGCCACTCGATAGCTGATGTTTACGTTCTGCACTTAGTTTCTTGAATTGTTTATTacgaacatttttcagatgtaGCAGCTGCTTGGTGTACCATTTCGGATTGCTGGATGAGCGGATCGTGGCACGGGGAACAAACTTATCGAAGGTGTCATAGATGTTCGCATACAAAGTGGTTACCGACTCGTTTACGTTCGGAGCACAGTCTTGGAGTATAACAGCATCTGATAAATGTGCGTTTATTGCATCATAGTCCGCTTTCTTGAAACAGAACACCGAATCTGATTTGgttttgattcaaattttgtgcttGACGAGCCCAAGCCCCTAACTCTGCGTGGGTtaaggaaaattattatttttatacaaatcAACCACTTCTGCCTGTGTCTCTGCTATATCGTGGATGACGGCTAACATTTTCTGCTTACAACAATtgtaaattgttgtcttaaaaatagtccctgctcCCTTGCactgtaaattttatttttatttattcgtacCTGTGTGTGatgtttaacaaaaataataatttatgcaATGGTCGAGGCAATGGTGCATTCATGAGTGTAAACCGTAATACAGATAAAAtgcacaaatattttcatgcgATTTTCCGATAAATTATGGATATGCACATAGGCTCTCGCCGCAGGCATACGGAGCTCAAGCTCAATGTTTCATTAATGTCGCACAATCGTTTCATTATTGAATTGTATTACATAAAGTCATACAAGTCGTAGTTGAAATTAATGATATTCGCCGCATAATTATGGACGAAATTGTTGTACATCACTGCCTGTATACGTCCATATTGCAGGCGGATTTAGTAGTATTCAGTAGGACGTTTTAAATCAATGGAAAGtataattttcagtttatgAATGCATTATTGAATACATAACGAGAGATATGAAACGGAGCTTCTGGGTGAAAACTTTGGATGACAAGAAATGttcagaaaaatgtgaaatttccGGAAAAGCGAAGGGCATTCCATAgccttttgaagtagttgctAAGGAAGTTGCAAGaaccattttccttttacaaatttcgcAACTACTTTTGCAGCTACTTCAGGCGTAGTagttgaagtagttgcaaaagttgttgctgaaaacattttccctttacgaattttgcaactcattttgcaactacttcaggaGGGTGCATTCCATTCTCATATaaagcgttgaaatttatttttctgttcatttttcattcattccatCACTTAACAATGAAATTGGCTCACGACCGTAAATTCGCTGAAACTTCAAGGCTTCCCTCAGTGTCTCACTAACACAGTGCAAAATCGTCCTTAGGAACTTGTTAAAGCAGCGTTAAATCGTCACTAAGGATTTTATTATCACAGCGTTAAATCGTCCCTAAAGATCTTATTAACGCAGCGTGAAATCGTTCCCGAGGATATTATTAACGCAGCGGTAAATTGTCCTTATTGTCATatgaagaagaattttttttttcggttcattagttcatttaaaattcaaattctaaagCCGTCTAAGGTGTTGTTctaaataaatcttttaattgcaattcatcaaaatttacaacgataaacaaatttcttcaacaaaCGTCCACGtagtatgtatgaaatggctggcagacagcttcTTTACTgccttacttcggatatgtatatttcaacgtctgacatgtatatcgtaCATGTTCGACGTATAAACATACGAGTGACACGAATAGTCACGACCACTATGTATGATTATAAGTCGGACACGATATACATGTTAGACGGATATGTATATCCAAACGTCTAACATGTATATCGTACATGTTCGACGTATAAACATACGAGTGACACGAGCAGATTATACATCGGACATGCACGATATtcagacgttggaatatacatatccgaagaAAGGCAAATATAcagctgtctgccagccatttcatacaCACTGGACGTATgttgacgaatttttttttatcagtgtatGAGGGGAACACAACAAACttgtaaaattcaaaaaaaacatgaacGGATTTTTTACATGGAATTTTCTAACACACCAAAATCGTTCATTGAGATTCCTTGATTTACTAATTCAATGATTATATTTCTATAAATATGACATTAGCTTCCCATCTATTTCATATTAGGTTCCACAATTTCATCCGCATTAAACGAAAGTAACTGCTATTTTTTAAGCTTTTGATCAATGGTATTTTTCAGGTTTTCAGTCACATGCGTATGAGCTTCAACACGAGCCattaataataatgaaaaaaaattaatttttcgttccaGGTATAACCGCATCAGCTGCAACAATATATACAGTTCaccataaatttgaaaatatcccAATCACCAATACGACCAATAAATCAtgatagagaaaaaaaatgcgaaTCAGCAACGTAACGACTGTGTAatcataaaacaaaacaaaaaatgttaatgAACAGTATATACCGTTGGTGAgcgtgaaaaaaaatttcataaaaaaaacatgttaATACTATACCACAGCACACCATACTCACTCATATAatacacattaaattattaaatgtacCTTtggggtaaaaaaaaaataatgaacgtACCACTGCATCtaccgaaataaataaattaaaaacttaatttcaatGTAATACTGCTTGTTGATCTGATCATAAAAtacataataaaatagaaaggAAACCAGTGCGATATATGTGTTTGTGTAAAGCTCATGATAATGTTtataaaatgaagttttaacataaaaagaaaaaattcagaaaatatttgtgatattgtagttaaattgaaaatatgttgCAAATGCTCCACATTGTTTCATATGATGAGAAAAATGGAGTGGAGCTTTCTAGTTCGAAATATAgaacttttttaattattttattttgtaaataataatattgtgaAAACCCAGGGGGCGGTTGTGGGTTccatattattttatttattatgaaaagAAGCATTCGTCAAACGGATGTCAATCGgttcatttgatttaattgcattttcaatttgtacaTGAAAACCTTTTaacgttttgtttgtatgcaTTATGGACACCACtcacgagatatcaaattttaaaacaaaatttaattttcgaccacagtgaaaatatttgaaaacgaaACTTTCGCCAAATTATAAACAGTCACAATATTCAGTTTTGAAATTAACCGAAATTGGAATTgctaaatggaaattaaagTTTACCAAAAGTTTAATCAATTTACCGatatgaaattacatttttaacgaTTAGAAAACCAGTTCCACCAAAAATAGAGTGTCAGAAGcagaaacaaatttcattttcatcaaaattattcaagCCATCACTTTCAATAGGGATAACCTCGTTCCATTCCACTCCACAGCCTCATACTATTCTACAGCATCATTGAACCATTACAACGGCAAAATTCtttaaactcaaaaattacagaaattaaaatcagcaacgacaaaaagaCCCTTACGTACGTCGCCTGAATAATGCAATTATAGTTATACCTTCCACCGTGtggtaatagtacattactataccaatGAAGGAATTGTATATATCGTATTCAGATGAGTAGTcagaggtacttttactcatcgtgatacgagatatcaaattccttcactGGTATACTACGGcgtttactttacgagcgagggaaagacttttcccGAGTGAGGGAAAAGGCACATTCATTCCCTAGTAAAGTAAATGCGTTTTTAGTCAGTAGATGTCTAGATTGTCACTCGGGACCAAACAACGtttgtccaaaaaaaaaaaaaaaaaaacaatttaacaacaaGTAAGTTGATAGCGGCCTCGAATGACAATCTATAGACGTATATAGTGACTAAAAATGCATTTATCACAcggtggcataaataactattgtcaCATCCAACAACTGCATTCTTAAGTAAAGATGTAGCCAGTCAGACATATATCTATAAAGTTTCTTCAAAATGCTCAAGGAAAGTTTTCACACCAAAATTCCGAAGGTGAGAGAGGAACTTATAGccattaaatggaaaatcaaattataacgaaaatttcaaagatttGCATCGCAATGTTTGTCTCGTGGTTATGTCTCCTTCTGTTTAGAATGTACCGTTTAAGTGTTGGTATTCGAAagtttt
This genomic stretch from Bradysia coprophila strain Holo2 chromosome II, BU_Bcop_v1, whole genome shotgun sequence harbors:
- the LOC119081607 gene encoding uncharacterized protein LOC119081607, with protein sequence MLAVIHDIAETQAEKADYDAINAHLSDAVILQDCAPNVNESVTTLYANIYDTFDKFVPRATIRSSSNPKWYTKQLLHLKNVRNKQFKKLSAERKHQLSSGISTVLDDREFLQAKDDYEALRTELHSNFIREKSHCIKTDPKSFWRHINSKRKSNSLPAIVELNGKKATTNAEKSHIFAEYFQSVYVEHPNDPSILDFINARNDNNCHDIASTQELVKFVLSGLDVNKGSGHDGVSSLFLRKCAINLAGPLNIIFNQSLTEKRYPDAFKIGQLTPVYKSGRKTDVTNYRGVNVMPNLAKVFERVVFMQMKLVIPHDIELSQHAFIPGRNIESNLMELSVVAHDAFDQNAQLDTFNVDISKAFDKVAAMKLIRKMAMFPISNSLLLWFISYLTSRVQYVLIGKDRSKTFIVLSGVGQGSILGVFLFLMFFNDSDVRMTGIFCLNFADDKKIASIIKSEKDALNLQAAINLFFKWCSDNGMEINRIKSKIITYTLKTKPIIFDYTLNGQIIQRTNSIFDLGVLTNTRMNFNSHHEYVSNKSKSVLNFVKRQRQFLDDDATKIVYKALVRSNLEFAACIWSPHFATHRRTIESTQKQFVMFLNGDHLNRSDNDYVLSPYVERCAGLDLQTLIRRRTNVCILFIHSLITGKINSPTLRSRITLNSRSTRHNGMIFIRACRTSRSFNSPFNNACRMFNAVSNIIDPTLPHNLFRNALYRLPDSNLTNFLRM